In one window of Chloroflexota bacterium DNA:
- the rpsT gene encoding 30S ribosomal protein S20, protein MAKLENEARRRMRNKSVRSVVKTCVARAEESIGKKETEAAQGEVVKAISVLDNAAKKGVIHPNQAARRKSRLVKKLNQVAKS, encoded by the coding sequence TTGGCAAAACTGGAAAATGAAGCTCGAAGGCGGATGCGTAACAAGTCTGTCCGCAGCGTTGTTAAGACCTGTGTAGCCCGTGCAGAGGAGAGTATCGGTAAAAAGGAAACAGAGGCGGCTCAGGGCGAAGTAGTCAAGGCGATCAGTGTCCTAGACAATGCGGCGAAAAAGGGGGTCATCCACCCGAACCAGGCTGCTCGGCGCAAGTCGCGCCTGGTGAAGAAACTCAATCAAGTGGCGAAGAGCTAG